The Deltaproteobacteria bacterium sequence CCCATGCCTGACGCCCTTTCCGGCCTCCACCGCATTCACTACACCGATGCAGGGTCCGGTTATCCCGTTCTGTTCGGGCATTCCCTCACTTTCGATGGCACGATGTTCGAGGCCCAAACAGCCGTCCTGTCGAAGAAGTTCCGGTGCATTTCCATCGACTTCCGGGGACACGGCAAGAGCTCGAAACTGGACGAACCCTATACGCTGGACGACAACGCCGCCGACGTGCTGGCTGTGGCCGACACCATTGGTGCGAAGCGGTTTCACTACGTGGGCCTTTCCATGGGCGGAATGACCGGCATGCGGGTGGTGCTCCGGGCACCGGAACGGATGACGGCACTCGCGCTTCTCGACACCAGCGCTGGCGAGGAAGACCCGGCAAAACGAGCAGCTTATTCGGACTACGCAAAACAGTCCCGGGACAAGCCGCCCATGCCCCCCATGATCGAAATGACCCTCGGCCTCATGTTTTCACCTGCCTTCATGAAGCGCGAACCGGCTGTAACGGATCGCTACCGTAAGATTCTTCTTTCCAATGACGTAAATGCCATCTCGCAGGCAACCCTGGCCGTCACAAACCGCGACAGCATTCTGGAGCGTATTGGCTCGATCAAGTGTCCAGTGCTCGTTATCGTGGGATCACAGGATATCGCCACGCCGCCAGCCCAGGCCCGTGCCATCGCCAGTTCGATTCCCAATGCCGCACTCGAAGTCATTGAAGGTGCTGGTCACATGACCCCGGTCGAAGCCCCCGAACAGGTCACACGTCTCTTACTGGAATTCCTGGGAGAATAGCGCATGGACGATGCAGTCATCCTTGAGCGGCAGGGCCATCTGGCGGTTCTCACCTTGAACCGTCCTGATAACCGGAACGCCATGACTGTGGAACTCCTCGATGCCTTCAGAACTCGCGTCGCGGAGGTTAAAGGGGACAATGCAGTCCGGGTACTCATTGTCACTGGCAGTGGCAAGAACTTCTGCTCCGGCGCCGATTTCAAGGCCACGGCAGATCTCATGACCCGGAGCGGCATGGCGGGCACTCCCGGCATGCGTGAATCGGCCAAATGGGTCTACGGATCGTTCCTAGCACTTCTCGAACTGGACATCCCGGTCATCGCTGCCATGAATGGACATGCCATCGGGGGCGGACTGGGGCTGGCGCTTGCCTGCGATCTTCGTGTTGCTGCTGTAAGTGCCAGGATAGGCGCGAACTTTGTCCGGCTGGGGCTGCATCCCGGCATGGCAGTTTCCTATCTTCTGCCAAGACTTACTGGCCTACCCATTGCCGCGGAACTGCTCTTCACCGGCCGGATCATTAACGGTGACGAAGCGGCCCGGTTCGGTCTGGTCAACTACGCCGTTCCGGAAGCTGAAGTCATGGACCGGGCAAAAGCCCTCGCCACGGAAATCGCAGCGTGCGCCCCCTACGCCGTCAGGCTGACCAAGCGATCCCTTTACAACGGGCTTCAGATGAACCCGGCGGCTGCGCTCGAAACCGAAGCCTACGCGCAGGCCCTGTGCAGCCAGAC is a genomic window containing:
- a CDS encoding enoyl-CoA hydratase/isomerase family protein, which encodes MDDAVILERQGHLAVLTLNRPDNRNAMTVELLDAFRTRVAEVKGDNAVRVLIVTGSGKNFCSGADFKATADLMTRSGMAGTPGMRESAKWVYGSFLALLELDIPVIAAMNGHAIGGGLGLALACDLRVAAVSARIGANFVRLGLHPGMAVSYLLPRLTGLPIAAELLFTGRIINGDEAARFGLVNYAVPEAEVMDRAKALATEIAACAPYAVRLTKRSLYNGLQMNPAAALETEAYAQALCSQTDDAKEGVMALMQKREPVFKGK
- a CDS encoding alpha/beta fold hydrolase, with protein sequence MPDALSGLHRIHYTDAGSGYPVLFGHSLTFDGTMFEAQTAVLSKKFRCISIDFRGHGKSSKLDEPYTLDDNAADVLAVADTIGAKRFHYVGLSMGGMTGMRVVLRAPERMTALALLDTSAGEEDPAKRAAYSDYAKQSRDKPPMPPMIEMTLGLMFSPAFMKREPAVTDRYRKILLSNDVNAISQATLAVTNRDSILERIGSIKCPVLVIVGSQDIATPPAQARAIASSIPNAALEVIEGAGHMTPVEAPEQVTRLLLEFLGE